The Syngnathus typhle isolate RoL2023-S1 ecotype Sweden linkage group LG11, RoL_Styp_1.0, whole genome shotgun sequence genome contains a region encoding:
- the LOC133161856 gene encoding voltage-dependent calcium channel subunit alpha-2/delta-2-like, translated as MARGVWCFSDVRLVSLQIILMLGSAAWPGSDGLTFPQQYTIMHWARRIELEIDRVFQHISGAQQLKGIYNEERRSFSLVKNQPRKIVEKAASDIEKLLAKKRKALERLAAEAERLQLEHTWQDGIKELDMAYYDSKAELDHYSMDGESEVDNPSHIKLEFVYDPNFKNNVNYSYTAVQIPTDIYKGAPVILNELNWTQALEKVFMENSREDPSLLWQAFGSATGVTRYYPATPWKAPDKIDLYDVRRRPWYIQGASSPKDMVILVDVSGSVSGLTLKLIKASVMEMLDTLSDDDYVNVARFSEKAEAVVPCFKHLVQANVRNKKIFKEAVQQMQAKGTTDYKSGFHFAFNQLLNKTNVPRANCNKIIMLFTDGGEDRAQDVFMQYNWPNKTVRVFTFSVGQHNYDVTPLQWIACTNKGYYFEIRSLCAIRINTQEYLDVLGRPMVLAGDEAKQVQWTNVYQDALGLGMVVTGTLPVFNRTMDGKLQNQLILGVMGVDVHLDEIKRLTPQYSLGANGYIFAIDPNGYLLLHPNLLPKLVHLPEPVTLDFLDAEVEDSNKEEIRRQMIDGRPGDMQIKTLIKSVDEQYIDEMYRGYTWTPVNGTDYSLGLVLPPYNEYYIQADLSDVMLQLQYMQSLLPSSFESSGHVFLAPREYCKRLELANNNTEFLQNFLSLMLDISPESDECDQGLIHNLILDSRIIGQLASRVWKNKDLASYGFLAVFASTDGGITRVFPNLAAELWDEDPEPFNSNYYRRSLDNKGYMFRAPARNSLDDMLGPENGTVGILVSSAVEVNLGGKLLKPAVVGVKLDLEAWVDKFKILASNVSDSRQGSHKCGPSRSCEMDCEVNTDDLLCYLIDDGGFLIMSNQRDHWKKIGQFFGEVDPYLMHALYNNSIFNRRQTFHFQTTCEPVSSSHTGAAPRRFFVPSIADILSLAWWTSTVAWSLIQQLLYGLAHMSWLQQDDIFTEAFEIKTSSCVTIQSQFFFTNTTNSYNVLQDCGNCSRLFHAKRIENTNLLFVVAETLPCSSCEIERLSQIKTEFQEENPCEVLSNARYRRGPTTCLDFSALENTSECGRAHFVQPCMEVLLVLQLILPFFHH; from the exons GATAATGCACTGGGCGAGACGCATCGAGCTGGAGATTGACAGAGTCTTTCAGCACATCAGTGGAGCTCAGCAGCTGAAAGGG ATATACAACGAAGAAAGAAGAAGCTTTAGTCTGGTGAAGAATCAACCTCGAAAGATCGTGGAGAAGGCGGCTTCGGATATCGAGAAACTTCTGGCGAAGAAGCGCAAAGCTCTCGAA AGATTGGCCGCTGAGGCTGAACGGCTCCAGCTCGAGCATACCTGGCAGGATGGCATCAAG GAGCTGGACATGGCCTATTATGACTCTAAGGCAGAGCTTGATCAT TATTCCATGGATGGAGAGAGTGAAGTGGACAATCCTTCCCACATCAAATTGGAGTTTGTGTACGACCCCAATTTCAAAAACAACGTCAACTACTCCTACACGGCTGTTCAGATTCCCACAGACATTTATAAAGGAG CTCCGGTCATTCTCAACGAGCTCAACTGGACGCAAGCGCTGGAGAAAGTGTTCATGGAGAACAGTCGGGAGGATCCGTCACTACTGTGGCAAGCGTTTGGCAGCGCCACCGGGGTGACGCGCTACTACCCTG CCACCCCATGGAAAGCCCCGGACAAAATTGACCTGTATGATGTCAGAAGGAGACCCTG GTACATCCAGGGTGCTTCCTCCCCTAAAGACATGGTCATTCTTGTCGATGT gagCGGCAGTGTCAGTGGACTCACACTTAAGCTGATCAAGGCATCCGTGATGGAGATGCTGGACACTTTGTCTGATGATGATTACGTCAACGTGGCCCGG TTCAGTGAAAAAGCTGAGGCAGTGGTTCCTTGCTTCAAACATCTGGTCCAGGCCAACGTGCGCAACAAGAAGATCTTTAAAGAAGCCGTGCAGCAGATGCAGGCAAAAGGCACCACTGACTACAAGTCTGGATTTCATTTTGCCTTCAATCAGCTCTTAAAT AAAACAAACGTGCCACGGGCCAACTGCAATAAAATCATCATGCTTTTCACGGATGGAGGAGAAGACAGAGCTCAAGATGTTTTCATGCAGTACAACTGGCCCAACAAAACG GTTCGAGTTTTCACCTTTTCCGTGGGCCAACATAACTATGATGTCACACCCTTACAGTGGATCGCATGCACAAATAAAG GGTACTATTTTGAGATCCGTTCCCTCTGTGCCATAAGGATTAACACGCAG GAGTATCTGGATGTTTTGGGACGTCCCATGGTTCTCGCAGGTGACGAGGCCAAGCAGGTCCAGTGGACCAATGTTTACCAGGATGCTTTG GGTCTTGGGATGGTGGTAACCGGGACTTTGCCAGTATTTAATCGCACCATGGACGGAAAACTACAG AACCAACTGATTTTAGGTGTGATGGGAGTCGACGTGCATCTGGATGAGATCAAGCGCCTGACGCCACAGTACAGT CTCGGAGCCAATGGTTACATCTTTGCAATTGACCCAAATGGATATCTTCTGCTTCATCCCAATCTGCTGCCCAAG CTGGTGCATCTCCCAGAACCCGTAACACTGGACTTTTTGGATGCAGAAGTAGAGGATAGCAATAAAGAGGAG ATCCGGCGACAGATGATTGATGGACGACCGGGGGACATGCAGATCAAAACTCTTATCAAGTCAGTTGATGAG CAATACATTGATGAGATGTACAGAGGTTACACTTGGACTCCTGTCAATGGGACAGATTACAG TCTGGGGCTGGTACTGCCTCCCTACAACGAATACTACATCCAGGCAGACCTCAGCGATGTGATGCTTCAACTTCAGT ATATGCAGTCGTTATTGCCGAGCTCCTTTGAATCTTCAGGACACGTCTTTCTTGCTCcaag AGAATACTGCAAGCGTCTGGAGCTCGCCAACAACAACACCGAATTTTTGCAAAATTTTCTCTCCCTCATGCTGGATATTTCTCCTGAATCAGATGAGT GTGACCAAGGACTCATACACAACTTGATATTGGACTCTAGGATTATTGGGCAGCTAGCGTCACGCGTGTGGAAGAACAAGGATCTGGCTTC GTACGGCTTCTTGGCCGTCTTTGCGTCCACTGATGGAGGCATAACGCGAGTGTTCCCCAACTT AGCCGCAGAGTTATGGGACGAGGACCCGGAACCTTTCAATTCAAACTACTACAGAAGGAGCCTTGACAACAAAGGTTACATGTTTCGAGCTCCGGCAAGAAACT CTTTAGATGACATGTTAGGACCAGAAAATGGTACAGttggaatcctggttagttcaGCTGTGGAAGTTAATTTAGGAGGAAAACTTCTCAAACCTGCAG TGGTGGGAGTCAAGCTGGACCTGGAAGCGTGGGTAGACAAGTTCAAGATCCTGGCCAGTAATGTGTCAGACAGCCGCCAAGGCTCACACAAG TGCGGCCCATCCAGGAGTTGTGAGATGGATTGTGAGGTCAACACTGAC GATCTCCTTTGCTATCTCATTGATGATGGTGGCTTCCTGATTATGTCTAATCAAAGAGATCACTGGAAAAAG ATCGGACAATTTTTCGGAGAGGTGGATCCATACTTGATGCACGCGCTTTACAACAATTCTATCTTCAACCGCCGACAGACTTTTCACTTCCAGACAACATGCGAGCCGGTCAGCAGCAGCCACACTGGGGCGGCACCGAGACGCTTCTTTGTG CCTTCCATCGCCGACATCCTCAGCTTGGCTTGGTGGACGTCCACAGTGGCCTG GTCTTTGATCCAGCAGCTACTTTACGGATTGGCACACATGAGCTGGCTTCAACaag ATGACATCTTCACAGAAGCTTTTGAGATAAAGACAAGCAGCTGTGTGACCATTCAAAGCCAGTTCTTCTTCACCAACACCACCAACTCGTACAACGTACTGCAGGATTGCGGCAACTGCTctcg GTTGTTCCACGCCAAGCGGATAGAAAACACCAACCTCCTCTTTGTGGTCGCTGAGACGCTCCCCTGCAGCTCCTGTGAGATAGAGAGGCTGAGCCAAATCAAGACGGAGT TCCAGGAGGAGAATCCTTGCGAGGTACTGAGCAACGCACGATATCGGAGAGGTCCGACAACCTGCCTGGACTTCAGTGCCTTA GAAAACACTTCGGAGTGTGGACGGGCACATTTTGTGCAGCCCTGCATGGAGGTCCTTCTTGTCCTTCAGCTCATTCTGCCTTTCTTTCACCACTGA